Sequence from the Cucumis sativus cultivar 9930 chromosome 1, Cucumber_9930_V3, whole genome shotgun sequence genome:
AGTTATAAATTGTCAAACCAAACATAGCACAATTGGTTTATTAATAACCACAAGGTCTATTGTTTGAATCCTTCTATCATTGATCATACTTatgataatgatgatgatgtttatgtatttaaaaagtaaaattatgtGACCTTAACGCGAACATAGCTAAACCAATacgaaatttttttatatacatgtaataataataagatgaagagatattattaatttgCAATCAAGACCAACATTTTAAAGTAGGGTACGtggtaaaaaatattagttggttgcaatttatatgtttttgcCTCCAAGTGagtaatttgttttagtttattttagtgTTTGAGCGAGGAAAGTGTATAGAAATGATAGATACCAATTATCTCAGTTTATCGATTACATCCATGTATCAACGATGCCATTGACTTtagtgaaatattaattacttcATAAGACAATCAtactaattgaaaatatttttttttattagtgataTACCTAATATAAATTAGGTAAATGACGGTGATATTTGTACACCGATAATATTGAGgatttgaaaaattttcattctattttggttttataaccattttgatttctgaaaaataaatatatttttataaaattagtttataaaaagtgatatttatcaaattaatttatatatatataaaaaaaaggatcGTCTACGATTATGCTATTTCTACAATTATGGAAAAAAGGgccaaatttcaacaaatatttccCATACTCgcagttgaagaagaagaagaagaaaccccAACCAAAATCGCACACCACCAAATTCCACAGCGGAGGATCTCTGAATCCACTCCGGCCGATAGAAATGCCTCCTAAATCCGAATCCTCCGCTCAGATCTCTTCCTCCGCCGGATCGGCGGATTCTCCCATCTCCTCCGTCGACCCCATCTTCCATATCCTCCGTATTCTCCCATTTTCCTTCCTACGTCCTCCGCGCCTCCGCCTCAAGCTTCCAACCTTTACCCTCCCTTCTCCAATGACCGTCTACGCCCTTGTCCTCCTCACTTATTTCATGGTCGTCTCCGGTTTCGTCTACGATGTAATCGTCGAGCCTCCCGGCATTGGATCCACTCAAGACCCGGCGACCGGATCCGTCCGACCCGTGGTTTTTCTTCCGGGTCGCGTCAATGGCCAGTACATCATCGAGGGGCTCTCCTCTGGGTTCATGTTCGTACTGGGTGGAATCGGAATTGTGATGATGGACCTTGCTCTTGATCGGAATCGCGCCAAGAGCGTCAAGGTTTCGTATGCGTTTGCTGGGATTTCTTCTGTTGTTCTTGCATATGTAATGAGTATGCTTTTCATTCGCATTAAGATCCCTGCTTACCTTCGTTGATATAAAGTAGAGAATTTTAGGATCTACGTCGGATTACTTGAAACCCCTTTTGTCTCGAGGAATGAAAGAACTTTTTTTGCAGCTTTTGATCTTCTTGTGTAGGAAGCCTTATTTGATGTTACAcattataacattattaatGAACTAGGcttttgttatgttttcttatttaagaGTAAGTTGCTGTCTGAATCATTTCCTTGGCTCTTGTTTACTTTGCTTTGATTTGGTTGAGCTATTCTATGATTAATCAGGTTTGTAATATTGTAGTATGTGAAAATGTAAACGTGTCGTGCATTATTAACACATTAAACCGAGCTTTTCTGCATATGACTTATTTCAATGCTAAGCCAGGAGGCCCAGGACGAAATCTTGTTCTGTAGACTCTTTCTAGCCTCCTCAGCTTGCTTAACTTATCATTTCGCTGAAATTATTCTTATCTATATTCTTGTCTCCTTGATAATGTGTTTCAAAGACCTCTTTGAAGGATATGAACCAAACGTTTTAGACTAATGATGGTTTAAAGGCCGTGTCTTTACTAGTTTGATGCATTGCTTATGTTGTTTCTCCTTGGAGTATGATAGCTTGCTGTGATCTTGTTGTTTAGGTAATTGACTTGTTACCTGTATTATCTGCCATTAGCATTATAGAATTATAGATGACAGTTAAAAGGActgtcaaatacattttatcaagtaaaatatgaagagtaacaaattcttttcaaaagtataCTGGCTAAAGCCTTGTTCTGCTTTCattaatgtatatttttccGAATTTGTTATATCAGTGATATCTAAACCATATAATTGAACTCCTAATTGATTTAAAGCaatgattttttgttatttgatcaTGTAAATGGCATCTTGTCCTTGATTGAAGATTGTGTTGGCAACGTAAGTTACTTGCATATGTTCCATGATCAAAACCTTTCACAGGGCTCATTTTGTAACTCATGTTTAGGATTTAGGAGACTGATCTCTCATCTCCTTTAGATACTTCTTTCTGTACCACTTTTTCTTACATTTCTGCACCACTCTTTCAGCCAAATGTTTTAGTGAAGAGTGTTGAGTTACATTAGTTACGAGTGGAAATGGCAGCATTTTGAGTTTTCATTTCTAGTTCTTGCATTTGAGTTGATCTCATCTTCAAGTGGGAGCCttgaattttttaacattGCTATCAGATAGTTTTGGTATGCAGAGAACCCTAATGGTATTCCCTAAAAATTTGGATGTTAGCCCAAGTGCAATTGCCAGTACTCCTTACTCTTGTCATTGGAGGTTTACATCCTCATACTCTCATCGTACAATAGATATAATTGGAACCTAGGATTCTTGATTCACTAATAAGGGATGTTTTGTTGACCGATTTTCTTTATGAATGTTGTATGTTTGTTCCCTTTCTCAGTGATTTGTTCAGTTGatcaaagttttcttttcctctttttttttttttaattgttattggTTCAAATTTGGTCTATgcattataaaatttataacaatttaattccGATTATAATTGCTTTTGTACAATTTGATAGGATTGTTTACCAATGTAGATCAATAAACTAGGATGAAATATGCTTATAAACTAAAAGGACGTATTGtataataatagaaagatTGAATTGTTACAAATTAAAGCTTATATTCATGAAAATTGAGAATTATTTTGCTACTTCCTAATTCAATGTCCGTTGATTCACTGCAGATATgcgttcttttttttttaatgtaagtTTATGGTGGAATGTCATATTCTCTGTTGGATTATTGATAATTACAATGACAGGATTGcctaaaaaatgtaaaatgttgGAACcttctaaaacaatatttcatGTGTATTCAGAAGTAAACAACAGGaataaaatgtatatgttGCCATAAAGAACTAATCAGCTCAACTTTCACAAAGTTTCAAGTTATCAGATATTCTGCCTACACACAGCCTTTGCATTTACAAGCAAAGGAACGCTTCCCATGTGCCTTGGCAACATGAGACCATTGATAGAGAATTGATACTCTAACATGATCAAGCACTCTTTCTTCCAATCTCCTCTGCTCATCACATTGCCTTTGCTGTTGAAAGTCACATACTAGACCAATTTAACCACCCTCGACCTCTTCTTTTACGACCCTTGGACTCCGTTCATCTTATCACTCTACTACAACCTCATTGCATCTATCCACTCCTTGATCATGTGGGTGAGGGTGAACCGAGAGGGTTTCCTTCCTCGTTTAGCTTCTTGAGTTGCCCAATAGAGTTTGGGCTAGAGGTGATCTAGGAGTGGACAACGTAGTTTAGGTGTGAGTTGAGCACCCACGTTGGCGTTCACATTCAACTTGTCCAATAATATGTTGCCAATTCAACCAtctttatccaaaaaaaaaaaagaaatgaaataccATCACACATCTTCCAATTTAATTAAGACTCTAAGAAAGAACGATTAATAAAGTGAAAAAGGATAatgagaataaatatttaaatcatactTACTACGATCTTAAACGGTCTCAAAATTACAAACTCAGTGGTAGATCtcattataatattaaaaaatattaccaaagaaagttataaaaatatcaaatattttaatctaaatgGTTCCTATCAAactcatttcaaatattaatttcttatttaatcATCGATATTAAGGTAGAAAAAAAGGACATGTAATTAGTTGACTTAATCAAGGGTGGAACATTATCTTTTGCAAGTAAATCAATGATTAATATAATGATAAGTGATAAGTCATTGGAGATTTTGGTGTTTCTTTATAAACTTTGTCTCTTTTAATTTCCTAATTTATTACTATATGtttatttcttccatttatctcttaattaattcttaaactcaaattaatttttttttatataaaaaaatgacatcTTCTTTAAATTACTTGCCGGCATATGCATTTGATGTCATGCCATGGTTAATTTAAAGCTCATGATAATGTTCTCTGTTCTTTTGtgtttcaacttttgttgaaACTATGCATAAATAGgaaattttgatcatttttgtttatgattaAAAATTGTAGATCTTCTTGTACCCCAGTGgtattatgaaaaaaaaaaaaaacctatgcAATCTAGTATCGTGGAGATCGCTAGTAGTACCTAGAGGTATAGTGGAGAACTCATAGGTAAGTAGTACTATCAAAGTTCTCGTAATGTCTAGTGATACCACACCATGAGTTTCTAGGTAACATTATATATACCACACCGGaattactaataataattctcGTAGTGACTCTTTATAcacactctttttttttctccacaaAAAAGAAGCATTGATTATCATGTGTTgtttacaattatatataaagacaAATGACGTATAGATACAAAGTttgatatcaatatataataaaagtgtAATTGAACTTAGATGTACTTTTAATCTCGAGATTTGCAAGTGAATTTCCTACCCATATCTCTTtcataattgatatatattaaaagatacaCAGGAAGAGAGGGAGGAAGATGAGGTGTATTATCCCAGTAATAcatatcaaaacaaacaattaataaaaccaccttcttcttcttctcttttatatatatatatatatccttaaTATCTCTTCTATCTTCTTAAAGAATAATCTATCATGTTGGTGTTTCTTAATCTTCCAACTTCTCAGAGTCAACCATTTCTGTCATTTTCATAGAAatcctaatttttttctcttcttcttttcatttgtagTCTAAGAGTTATTAGGTCATTCAATTCAACCTCTCTTAAATGATAGATCGGAGTTATTAAATGAATATCGATAACAATACAAACAATTCATGaaactatatttgcaatatatacacatacatagAGTTCTCTTTTCTAAACAGATTGGGTTGGGGGCTTCTACTCAAGATAAGCACAACCAAAATTAGAATATCTATCCAACCTTTAAATGTTATGgtactaaatttgtaaaattaaacaataattaatattgtgTTTAGTAGTTCttatttgttgaaattaaaactCACATATATTATGAACATTGTTATGGATAACAATAATGTAACACATGCTGGATGATCataatcaattttgtattttgtattttaaccAACTAGtttataacattttcattGAAAGATATGCATTGTATTATATCttattaattactaattaatctatatttatgTGAGTAATTTAAATGTAGTTTTAACGTTAAATCAAAACACGAAATATATTCTCATTCTAGACAAAATTGTGAGAAATAAGATTTTATCTTATTACGTctatttcaattcaaatataaaagttaacaaGAGACATTATCATCCATAGTTTTAAGCAATCTGAACTCATCATCACTACTCCAATCTCAAACTATAacttctcattcttttttcttgtttttatacTATTACTACTTCTCGAGAATTCAAACCCTAAATTCTAAACAGAATTGgataaaattagaattagtTGAATTATAAGGACAATTTGGTAATTAAAAAGATGTAATATAATccataattatttcaaatacacATGGAGAGTCAAtcatttaaacttaatttattatttattattgcaaaggaattaaattttttaaaaaaagaacaaaaggaTTTGGTGTAACCAATTggaattttaattgaaattggTACAATATATAGGTACGGTTCTAAGCACATGGATAAGCACCAATACCTCTTGTCTTTCtccaatcaattttattatatagtcaatcttttattttattcatattccacctcatttttatttcttttatattatctCAATCGATAACTATTAAAACCGACGTGGTGGAATTTGAATTctattgttaaaatatttttctaattacgatattatattatgaactaatttaatcaaataagaaaacatCAACAACTGTCAAAGGGTAGAAGCCCCAGCTAACAATCTCAAAGGAGAGAAGATATGTTCTCTCTCTTGGACGGTCCTAACTCACTCCATAATCAAGATACACGTTACAAAATCTAATTGTTTTTGAATTCGATATCATTTAGCTCTTCACGATTA
This genomic interval carries:
- the LOC101205114 gene encoding oligosaccharyltransferase complex subunit OSTC, with product MLFLQLWKKGPNFNKYFPYSQLKKKKKKPQPKSHTTKFHSGGSLNPLRPIEMPPKSESSAQISSSAGSADSPISSVDPIFHILRILPFSFLRPPRLRLKLPTFTLPSPMTVYALVLLTYFMVVSGFVYDVIVEPPGIGSTQDPATGSVRPVVFLPGRVNGQYIIEGLSSGFMFVLGGIGIVMMDLALDRNRAKSVKVSYAFAGISSVVLAYVMSMLFIRIKIPAYLR